In Dyadobacter sp. NIV53, a single window of DNA contains:
- a CDS encoding FecR family protein, with protein MNQYDFDIVLKKYLSGQHSPEEEKLINDYLQDNSMIDTAVFEAEKDMIGKRIKKKLYANTIGTPLLIRLRPWFMASAASVLIILGCWFFISKTEYSNVIFNSGIILNPGVVEIKNTSNKSQTIPLEDGSVVTLKKNSSISFPEHFGKKNRLVYLHGEAFFRIKRNPAKPFIVSTGNLQTKVLGTSFTVKSYDESATVEVQVKSGRVSVYEVAEKKSVNSNGVILTPNQKIIFDKKSKKMELSIVEKPMIIVPLNETEHRFTFLEIPVKTVFSELEKSYGIDIVLENDVMDACLFTGDLNGLPLFDQLDLICKSVNVTYERRGTALFVQGTGCGTE; from the coding sequence GTGAATCAATACGATTTTGATATTGTCCTGAAAAAGTACTTGTCCGGGCAGCATTCGCCGGAAGAAGAAAAGTTGATCAATGATTATCTCCAGGATAATTCAATGATTGATACGGCTGTTTTTGAGGCTGAAAAGGATATGATCGGAAAAAGGATTAAAAAGAAACTGTACGCCAATACAATTGGAACGCCTTTACTAATTCGTTTAAGGCCATGGTTTATGGCAAGTGCGGCTTCTGTATTAATCATTTTAGGCTGCTGGTTTTTTATCAGTAAAACTGAGTATTCAAATGTCATTTTCAATTCAGGCATAATCCTTAATCCGGGTGTAGTTGAAATAAAAAACACTTCCAATAAATCGCAGACAATACCCCTTGAAGACGGAAGTGTGGTAACATTGAAAAAGAACAGCAGTATTAGTTTTCCCGAACATTTTGGCAAAAAAAACAGGCTGGTGTATTTACATGGCGAAGCATTTTTCCGGATTAAAAGAAATCCTGCCAAACCATTTATTGTATCAACAGGAAATTTGCAAACAAAAGTACTTGGAACCAGTTTCACTGTAAAGTCCTATGACGAATCTGCGACGGTTGAAGTTCAGGTCAAATCCGGCCGGGTTTCTGTATATGAAGTAGCAGAGAAAAAATCGGTGAATAGCAACGGTGTTATACTGACTCCAAACCAGAAAATCATTTTCGACAAAAAATCTAAAAAAATGGAATTGTCTATTGTCGAAAAACCAATGATCATTGTACCACTAAATGAAACAGAGCATAGATTTACATTTTTGGAAATACCGGTCAAAACCGTTTTTTCAGAGTTGGAGAAGTCATATGGAATTGATATTGTGTTAGAAAACGATGTAATGGATGCCTGTCTGTTTACAGGAGACCTGAACGGCTTGCCTTTGTTCGATCAGCTTGATCTGATCTGTAAATCAGTTAATGTTACATATGAGAGACGCGGAACTGCCCTGTTCGTCCAGGGAACAGGCTGCGGCACTGAATAA
- a CDS encoding STN domain-containing protein, whose protein sequence is MHKKIPEKVVYKVMSTMFKQLFISALFCGIALAHSISGQELLNKEVSLKVESMEIKKILNLIEKQADVKFVYSTNSIQGAQNTSLKEIKGPLYKVLDQLLAPINVSFEVVGNTRILLRKK, encoded by the coding sequence ATGCATAAAAAAATACCCGAAAAAGTTGTTTACAAAGTCATGAGTACTATGTTCAAACAACTATTTATTTCTGCTTTATTTTGCGGCATTGCACTGGCCCACAGCATTTCCGGGCAGGAATTGCTGAACAAAGAGGTTTCGCTTAAAGTGGAATCTATGGAAATAAAAAAGATCCTGAATCTGATAGAGAAGCAGGCTGATGTAAAATTCGTGTACAGCACCAACAGTATTCAGGGTGCTCAGAATACTTCATTAAAAGAAATTAAAGGCCCGTTATATAAAGTGCTGGATCAGCTTCTGGCCCCGATCAACGTATCTTTTGAAGTAGTTGGTAATACCCGGATACTACTTAGAAAAAAGTAG